AACGAAATGTTATCTTTAGTAATAACTGACTGGCCTTGCACGTCAAATGCTTGTTCTTTTAATGAACGGTCGGCAGAAATTTTGTCCATAAATGGCACAATAAAATTTAGTCCTGCTTCAATTGTGGTACGATATTTACCAAATCGTTCAACAAGATAGGCGCGATTCTGCGGCACAAATTGTATGCTCGATTTTAAAATAACCAGAACAAATATCAGTAAGGCGAATTGATAAGTAAAAATATAATTTTGTAATAATTCCATGGTATATACCTATTTAACCCAAATAGCTTGGGAGCGTAACATTGATCGTGATAGTAACGACACATTCTTAATTAAACAGAGCATGACGCTTCTTATGATGATGTAAAAAACGCTAGTATATACCGCTGAGGGATCTCATACCAATTTGCTTAAAATCACCTTACAAAATCGTATTCAAAACGGGTGTAATTACATCTAATTAAATTTAAAAATCGTCTATTCTAATAGATCAACCAATTTATAGGGGCACTACTATGCATGGTAATAAAAAGGTCATTGACAGTTTAAACCGCTTATTAGAAAACGAGCTTTCCGCTATTGATCAATACTTTATTCACTCTCGCATGTATCAAGACTGGGGTTACGATAAATTGTACGAACGTTTAGATCATGAAATGGATGAAGAAAAACAACACTGCGATTGGATTATTAAACGTATTCTGTTTTTAGAAGGTACGCCAAATATGTCTAAGCGTCGCCCTTTATTAATAGGTGATGATGTTGAATCGATGATGAAGAATGATTTAACACTGGAATTAGAAGTAGTAAAAGCAGTACGAGAAGTGATTGCCATTTGTGAAGCAGAGCACGATTACGAAAGTCGTAATATTTTACAAAAGCTGTTATTTGATACTGAAGAAGATCACGTATTTTGGCTAGAACAGCAAGTTGGCTTAATCGATAAAATTGGTTTGCCAAATTACATCCAATCTCAAATGGGCTAGTACTAATTTAACGACTGTAGGATATACGAAATGAAAAGCGAAAAATCTGTCATCATGCAACTAAACAACGTACTAGCTAACGAGCTTATTGCTATTAACCAGTACTTTTTACATGCACGCATGTTTAAAAATTGGGGATTTAACAAGCTAAATAGTGCTGACTATAAACGTTCTATTCAAGCCATGAAAAATGCTGATTACCTAATGGAACGTATTTTATTTTTAGAAGGTTTACCCAACGTACAAGATTTAGGTCGCTTGATGATTGGTGAAGACAGCGAAGAAATGATTGGCGCTAACTTAAAGCTTGAAATGCAAAGTTTACCAACACTTAAAGATGCAATTAAACATTGCGAAGATCACAACGACTATATAAGCCGCAAGTTATTAACTGAAATATTAACTAGCGCAGAAGCGCATATTGATTGGCTTGAAGAGCAGCAAGGCTTAATTAAAAGTATTGGAATTAAAAACTATTTACAGTCTCAGTGTTAAAAACGTTACGTTAAAGGCATTGTTATAATGGACGTTGCGACATAAGCACGCATAAGCGTAGGTTATTTGTTTACGCAACGCACGGCTGTGGTTCTGCAATTTGTAATAGTTTACGGTTAAGTACTTTTTTTGTGCACTGTGTACACTTGCCACACTGTGAAGTAACTTTTAACTCCTGACGAAGTTGCTTCATGGTGGTTGCACCGTTATCTATTGATTTTTCAATTGTTTTGTCTGTTACACCATGGCAGATACAAACGTACATATCAAACTTATCTCTATCTGATCAAAAAACACCCACGCATACTAATCTAAATGATAATGATTATCAAGAATAAATACGAGTACGTCCAGGGCAAGATCATTATAAATTGAACTAAATGATAGTTTCATGATCAGAGCGGGAAATAATAACTACAGGTTTCCTAGCATGACCAACAACTTCATCACTTACTTTTCCATCATAGAAGACCCGCGAATAGACCGTTGTAAAAAGCATGAGTTGATAGATATTTTATTTTTATCTATCTGTGCCGTGCTATCAGGCGCAGAAGGCTGGGAAGATATCGAAGATTTCGGACATGTAAAAATTGACTGGTTAAAGCGTTATCTCCCCTTTGCAAATGGTATTCCCAAGCATGACACCATAGCCCGAGTAATGAGCCGTTTAGACCCTGTAGCCATTCAAACCAGCTTTATCAATTGGGTAAATGAAATCGCCGAGCAAGTGGATGGCGAAGTTATCGCCATTGATGGAAAAGCCGCTCGTAGAAGCTTCACAACCAAAGACAGAAAGAACCCGTTGCATATGGTCAGTGCATGGAGTTGTGGCAATGGTCTGGTACTAGGACAACAAAAAGTAGATGATAAATCCAATGAGATAACAGCCATCCCCAAGCTGCTGGATTTACTTGATGTAAAAGGTGCAACCGTTACGTTAGACGCCATGGGATGTCAGCACGCAATTACAAAGAAAATTCAATCCAAAGGTGCTGATTACGTCATTGCACTAAAAGGCAATCAAAGTACACTCAATGAAGAGGTTCAAGCATGGTTTCATAAGTGCCACAGAGAAAAACTCGCTAACACAGCTCATAGTATTTATGAGCACATTGACAGCGGCCATGGTCGAATAGAAGAAAGAACGTGTACCCAATTGGAAATTGATAACAATTGGATAACCGATAATGAAAACTGGAGCAGTATTCAAACGGTTGTCAGTGTAGAATCTAAGCGTCATATTGGAGATAAAATGACTTCCGAAACGCGTTATTACATCAGCTCATTAGGACTAAATGCAGAACGATTAAATGGCATAATTCGCAATCACTGGGGCGTTGAAAACTGCTTACACTGGACGCTAGATATGACATTCCATGAAGACGATTCACGTATTAGGCGGGGCAATGCAGCTGAAGTCATGAATGCATTTAGAAAATTGGCGTTGAATATTGTGAAAACAGATACAACGAAAAAAGCCAGCATGAAACGAAAGCTAAAAATGGCGGCATTAGATGATGATTTTAGAGCCGAGTTACTTCTGAGGGGAAATTAAAATGCTCTTGCCCTGCGAGTACGTCTTATTTAGCTTTATGATATGAGTATAGATCTGAACTTCTCAGTTGCAAGGTACGCAGGGTCAGTTTTTCTACCGCAAATATTTAAATCTATGTTGTTTAATATATGT
This is a stretch of genomic DNA from Flocculibacter collagenilyticus. It encodes these proteins:
- the bfr gene encoding bacterioferritin, which translates into the protein MHGNKKVIDSLNRLLENELSAIDQYFIHSRMYQDWGYDKLYERLDHEMDEEKQHCDWIIKRILFLEGTPNMSKRRPLLIGDDVESMMKNDLTLELEVVKAVREVIAICEAEHDYESRNILQKLLFDTEEDHVFWLEQQVGLIDKIGLPNYIQSQMG
- the bfr gene encoding bacterioferritin — encoded protein: MKSEKSVIMQLNNVLANELIAINQYFLHARMFKNWGFNKLNSADYKRSIQAMKNADYLMERILFLEGLPNVQDLGRLMIGEDSEEMIGANLKLEMQSLPTLKDAIKHCEDHNDYISRKLLTEILTSAEAHIDWLEEQQGLIKSIGIKNYLQSQC
- a CDS encoding (2Fe-2S)-binding protein, with the translated sequence MYVCICHGVTDKTIEKSIDNGATTMKQLRQELKVTSQCGKCTQCTKKVLNRKLLQIAEPQPCVA
- a CDS encoding ISAs1 family transposase, with protein sequence MTNNFITYFSIIEDPRIDRCKKHELIDILFLSICAVLSGAEGWEDIEDFGHVKIDWLKRYLPFANGIPKHDTIARVMSRLDPVAIQTSFINWVNEIAEQVDGEVIAIDGKAARRSFTTKDRKNPLHMVSAWSCGNGLVLGQQKVDDKSNEITAIPKLLDLLDVKGATVTLDAMGCQHAITKKIQSKGADYVIALKGNQSTLNEEVQAWFHKCHREKLANTAHSIYEHIDSGHGRIEERTCTQLEIDNNWITDNENWSSIQTVVSVESKRHIGDKMTSETRYYISSLGLNAERLNGIIRNHWGVENCLHWTLDMTFHEDDSRIRRGNAAEVMNAFRKLALNIVKTDTTKKASMKRKLKMAALDDDFRAELLLRGN